One part of the Bacteroidota bacterium genome encodes these proteins:
- a CDS encoding c-type cytochrome — protein sequence MKALLKTGSKTEETAVKKNPVKVIVEEKGLWLAPDIDDAVTEEIVYGRDLIANTAFYLGPKGKVASITNGMNCQNCHLDAGTRAYGNNYSAVASTYPKFRARSGAIESIEKRVNDCLERSLNGQPLPDDSKEMKAMVAYIHWLGSEVKKGEKPKGSGLLELAFMDRPADPEKGKGIYEQKCRSCHGANGEGLPNPEATAYTYPPLWGNSSYNHGAGLYRLSRFAGYVKANMPLGATYNNPQLTDEEAWDLAAFVNSQPRPKKDLKGDWPDISKKPIDHPFGPFSDQYSEAQHKYGPFEPIKSAMAAQAEKVSK from the coding sequence ATGAAAGCGCTTTTAAAAACCGGAAGTAAAACAGAAGAAACAGCGGTAAAGAAAAATCCTGTTAAAGTTATTGTTGAAGAAAAAGGATTATGGCTTGCTCCGGATATTGATGACGCCGTCACGGAAGAAATTGTTTACGGTCGTGATCTCATTGCGAATACAGCTTTTTATCTCGGACCAAAAGGTAAGGTGGCTTCTATTACAAATGGTATGAATTGTCAGAATTGCCATTTGGATGCAGGAACCAGAGCCTATGGTAATAATTACAGTGCCGTAGCTTCCACTTATCCGAAATTTCGTGCACGCTCCGGTGCCATCGAAAGTATTGAAAAGCGCGTAAATGATTGTTTGGAAAGAAGTCTGAATGGCCAACCTTTACCGGACGATAGTAAGGAAATGAAAGCCATGGTAGCGTATATTCATTGGCTGGGAAGCGAAGTGAAGAAAGGAGAGAAACCAAAGGGTAGCGGTCTGTTGGAACTTGCGTTTATGGATCGCCCGGCAGATCCGGAAAAGGGAAAGGGTATTTATGAGCAGAAGTGCAGGAGTTGCCATGGAGCTAACGGTGAGGGATTGCCGAATCCGGAAGCTACAGCCTATACCTATCCTCCTCTTTGGGGAAATAGTAGTTATAATCATGGTGCAGGATTGTACAGGCTATCCCGATTTGCAGGGTATGTGAAGGCGAATATGCCATTGGGTGCTACGTATAATAATCCGCAGTTGACTGATGAAGAGGCCTGGGATCTTGCTGCTTTTGTGAATTCACAGCCTCGTCCTAAGAAGGATTTAAAAGGCGACTGGCCGGATATTTCTAAGAAGCCCATAGATCATCCTTTCGGACCGTTCTCTGATCAATACTCAGAAGCACAGCATAAATACGGTCCGTTTGAACCGATAAAGAGCGCTATGGCAGCGCAGGCAGAGAAAGTGTCAAAGTGA
- a CDS encoding DsrE family protein — protein sequence MKKIKLLFVVVLINTFSSFAQTSASGKTEISGSKTAQHRVIMQLVSGDTLAHKALMFQLKNLKEVWADSVEIEVLIQGPALDMIIADKTTQQEGISKMKQKGVRFIACEFSMRQRKVTKEELLKDVESVNYGLVEIITKQEQGWSYLKAGF from the coding sequence ATGAAAAAAATTAAACTCTTATTCGTTGTTGTTTTGATAAATACCTTCTCGTCGTTTGCACAAACTTCCGCTTCAGGGAAGACTGAAATATCAGGGAGTAAAACAGCTCAGCATCGTGTCATCATGCAATTGGTTTCCGGAGATACGCTGGCGCATAAGGCATTGATGTTTCAACTCAAAAATCTGAAGGAGGTTTGGGCAGATAGCGTTGAAATTGAAGTGTTGATTCAGGGGCCTGCTTTAGATATGATTATTGCCGATAAGACGACACAGCAAGAGGGAATTTCTAAGATGAAACAGAAGGGTGTCCGGTTTATAGCCTGTGAATTTTCAATGCGTCAACGAAAGGTGACAAAAGAAGAACTTTTGAAGGATGTTGAATCCGTAAATTATGGGTTAGTCGAAATTATTACTAAACAAGAGCAGGGATGGTCCTATCTGAAAGCAGGTTTTTAA